Proteins found in one Streptococcus iniae genomic segment:
- a CDS encoding ABC transporter permease: MSIVTILSLLMSSMLIYATPLIFTSIGGTYSERSGVVNVGLEGIMVMGAFSGIVFNLEFADAFGKATPWLAVLVGGVVGLIFSLIHAVATINFRADHIVSGTVLNLLAPSLAVFLVKVLYKKGQTDNIQASFGKFDFPILSKIPVIGEIFFKNTTLVGYIAVAFSFLAWFILYKTRFGLRLRSVGEHPQAADTLGINVYLMKYYGVMISGFLGGVGGAVYAQSISVNFAVTTILGPGFISLAAMIFGKWNPVGAMLSSLFFGLSQSLAVIGGQLPLLENIPTVYLEIAPYLVTIVILAAFFGQAVAPKADGVNYIKSK, translated from the coding sequence ATGTCAATAGTTACAATTTTATCATTGTTAATGTCTTCAATGCTTATTTATGCAACACCACTTATTTTCACAAGTATTGGTGGAACTTACTCTGAAAGATCTGGGGTTGTTAACGTTGGTCTTGAAGGAATTATGGTTATGGGAGCTTTCTCTGGAATTGTCTTCAACTTAGAGTTTGCTGATGCCTTTGGTAAAGCAACACCTTGGTTAGCAGTTTTAGTTGGAGGAGTAGTTGGGTTAATCTTCTCACTTATTCACGCCGTTGCAACCATTAATTTCCGAGCAGATCACATTGTTAGTGGTACGGTATTGAACTTATTAGCACCTTCATTAGCAGTCTTTTTAGTAAAAGTACTTTATAAAAAAGGCCAAACAGATAACATTCAAGCATCATTTGGTAAATTTGATTTTCCAATTTTATCAAAAATTCCTGTTATTGGAGAAATCTTCTTTAAAAATACGACTTTAGTTGGTTATATTGCAGTAGCTTTCTCATTCTTAGCATGGTTTATACTTTATAAAACTCGTTTTGGATTACGTCTACGCTCAGTTGGTGAACACCCACAGGCAGCTGATACACTTGGAATTAACGTTTACCTAATGAAATATTATGGTGTTATGATTTCTGGTTTCCTTGGTGGCGTTGGTGGAGCTGTTTATGCACAATCAATCTCAGTTAACTTTGCTGTTACAACTATCCTAGGTCCTGGATTTATTTCACTTGCCGCAATGATTTTTGGTAAGTGGAATCCTGTTGGAGCAATGCTTTCAAGTTTATTCTTTGGTTTATCGCAAAGTTTAGCAGTTATTGGAGGACAATTACCATTATTGGAGAATATTCCTACTGTATACTTAGAGATTGCCCCATACTTAGTTACAATTGTTATTCTTGCCGCATTCTTTGGTCAAGCTGTTGCTCCAAAAGCAGATGGTGTTAATTATATTAAATCTAAGTAA